Proteins encoded together in one Desulfovibrio sp. UCD-KL4C window:
- the gatC gene encoding Asp-tRNA(Asn)/Glu-tRNA(Gln) amidotransferase subunit GatC, translated as MKLSTEEVARVARLARLDLSEEKTEIFAGQLHNILSYMDKLNEIDTSNVEPMFSPVEHTTVLRKDVVVKEHTRDEILSNAPDTDGQYFVVPRIV; from the coding sequence ATGAAACTCAGTACTGAGGAAGTTGCGCGCGTAGCACGTCTGGCCCGTCTGGATTTATCAGAAGAAAAAACGGAAATATTCGCAGGTCAATTGCATAATATTTTGAGCTACATGGACAAACTTAACGAAATTGATACAAGTAATGTTGAGCCGATGTTCAGCCCTGTTGAACATACAACTGTTTTACGAAAAGATGTAGTTGTAAAAGAGCACACCAGAGATGAGATTCTCAGCAATGCTCCTGATACAGACGGTCAATACTTCGTTGTTCCTAGAATTGTATAA
- a CDS encoding penicillin-binding protein activator, with product MNHEKSFRLFSHIFALVLVAAIVSTTSGCSLLQKHPLSSTISTEMLSTNDLAKVANQAWVKKDYMASELYYTRLLARADVPQKTILPAIERLSVSSYKSGHYHEAQARLEEWRKLSPEALNSEVWQNCYFESLAAIKNFTKLRTHLANTMENGALPWNIRSQAGINLSSLDQNEESLAALERLYSIAPNDEDKKDLEHWFSAGMVSKSDQELQNDSKLISAGNNLKFPYELVLFELATRQSSTEEYWPMAWRTMSSVVHKGQLVDKPWFNKVISNLEAKYGIPRVGIALMLPISGRFQDYGWKIIRGAGAAQWELTKAGLDVDVQVINTEEPGWTKRVQDLPPWYTILGGPINVKAFKELEQSEAYKEKVSFSFLAKPGNLEEGKQAWRFFASPEDQIRASLNLTINDLGIHNFAILYPQEKFGRQMSKIFLDMATNRGAKVTGMESYPPSNFPKWSKIVGKLVKAPQKEASNAANGLGTDAPLAETDFDAVFIPDTWNQAKLLIPHFFFHEADTLIFLGPELWSQALNSARGTETQNLQLTVAPGAWWSGSKGAIDLKEVMDHEGLGTPDFWVALGYDFIKFSSRLGTFSSDWTPDEVNERIANAQQMEFSLAPITWDSNGKANQKLFLFRPEHNGKTKIDAYDVKNTLNRAKNRRARRIKAWEETQSNSHQ from the coding sequence ATGAATCACGAGAAATCCTTCAGGCTTTTCTCCCATATTTTTGCTCTAGTTCTGGTTGCTGCGATAGTAAGCACAACTTCAGGTTGTTCACTGCTTCAAAAACACCCACTCAGTTCTACTATTTCAACCGAAATGCTGTCCACAAATGATCTGGCTAAGGTTGCCAATCAAGCATGGGTTAAAAAAGACTACATGGCCAGCGAGCTTTATTACACACGTCTTCTTGCTCGTGCTGATGTTCCTCAAAAAACAATTTTACCAGCCATTGAAAGACTTTCTGTCAGTTCATATAAATCCGGACACTACCATGAAGCTCAAGCTAGACTAGAGGAATGGAGAAAACTTTCGCCGGAAGCTTTAAATTCAGAAGTATGGCAAAATTGCTACTTTGAATCACTTGCTGCCATTAAAAACTTTACCAAACTTAGAACGCATCTTGCTAACACAATGGAAAACGGCGCGCTGCCATGGAACATTCGTTCACAGGCAGGTATAAATCTTTCCAGTCTTGATCAAAATGAAGAATCACTGGCGGCTTTGGAACGACTCTATTCAATAGCTCCTAATGATGAAGACAAAAAGGATCTTGAACATTGGTTCAGCGCAGGAATGGTCAGCAAGTCTGATCAAGAACTTCAAAATGATTCAAAACTCATATCAGCTGGAAACAATCTAAAATTTCCATACGAACTAGTTTTATTTGAACTGGCTACAAGACAGTCTTCAACTGAAGAATATTGGCCTATGGCATGGCGGACAATGTCCAGCGTCGTCCATAAAGGTCAGCTTGTTGATAAGCCATGGTTTAATAAAGTCATTTCTAATCTTGAAGCCAAGTACGGAATTCCGCGTGTAGGTATAGCTCTCATGCTTCCTATTTCAGGACGCTTTCAAGACTATGGCTGGAAAATCATTCGCGGGGCAGGCGCTGCGCAGTGGGAACTGACCAAAGCCGGACTGGATGTAGATGTACAGGTCATCAATACAGAAGAACCCGGATGGACCAAACGAGTTCAAGACTTACCACCATGGTATACAATTTTGGGCGGCCCCATAAATGTGAAGGCCTTCAAAGAACTAGAACAGTCTGAAGCATACAAAGAAAAAGTTTCTTTTTCATTCCTAGCTAAACCAGGAAACCTTGAAGAAGGAAAACAAGCATGGAGATTTTTTGCCAGCCCTGAAGACCAGATCCGTGCATCTTTAAATCTGACTATCAACGATCTAGGAATTCATAATTTTGCAATTCTATATCCTCAGGAAAAATTTGGACGACAGATGTCTAAAATATTCTTGGATATGGCAACAAACCGCGGTGCAAAAGTAACAGGAATGGAATCATATCCGCCTAGCAATTTTCCTAAATGGAGTAAGATTGTCGGCAAACTTGTAAAAGCGCCTCAAAAAGAAGCTTCAAACGCTGCCAATGGACTTGGCACAGATGCTCCGCTTGCTGAAACGGACTTTGATGCTGTGTTTATTCCAGATACATGGAACCAAGCGAAACTATTGATTCCGCACTTTTTCTTTCACGAAGCGGACACACTTATCTTTCTCGGGCCGGAATTATGGAGTCAGGCTCTAAACTCTGCACGAGGCACTGAAACACAAAATCTTCAACTGACTGTCGCACCGGGAGCATGGTGGTCCGGAAGCAAAGGAGCAATCGACCTTAAGGAAGTGATGGACCACGAAGGACTCGGGACTCCGGACTTCTGGGTTGCTCTGGGTTATGATTTCATTAAATTTTCAAGTAGATTAGGAACATTTTCCAGCGACTGGACACCTGATGAAGTTAATGAAAGGATTGCGAATGCTCAGCAAATGGAGTTCAGTCTAGCTCCGATTACTTGGGATTCTAACGGAAAAGCTAATCAAAAATTATTCCTATTCCGTCCTGAACACAATGGTAAAACTAAAATAGATGCATATGATGTGAAAAACACACTAAATCGTGCAAAGAACAGAAGAGCCAGACGAATCAAAGCTTGGGAAGAAACACAGTCTAACAGTCATCAATAA
- the dnaK gene encoding molecular chaperone DnaK → MGKIIGIDLGTTNSCVYVMEGKDPKCVTNPEGGRTTPSIVAFTNADRLVGEIAKRQSVTNPEKTVFAIKRLMGRQVSSPEVKEWSKHCPYAIVDGKGGDAWVEIDGKKYSPSEISAIILQQLKKDAENYLGEEVTEAVITVPAYFNDSQRQATKDAGRIAGLEVKRIINEPTAASLAYGFDKKANEKIAVFDLGGGTFDISILEVGDNVVEVRATNGDTFLGGEDFDHCVIKYLVEEFKRENGIDLSQDRMALQRLKEAGEKAKKELSTSTETEVNLPFITADQNGPKHLMVKISRAKLEKLVEDLIERTKAPCQKALKDAGLKASDIDEVILVGGMTRMPLVQRKVEELFGKEPNRSVNPDEVVAMGASIQGGILAGDVKDVLLLDVTPLSLGIETMGGVFTQLIERNTTIPSRKSQVFTTAAENQPSVSIHVLQGERPMAADNMTLGRFELTGIPAAPRGVPQIEVTFDIDANGIVKVAAKDMGTGKEQSIQITSSSGLSEDEIEKMVKDAEAHAEDDKQKQTLIEARNQADSLIYTTEKSLREVGDNVDAELKNDIEAKAEELKKLLDSDEVEAIKQATEALSQSSHKLAEQLYANQNQAGADQAGAGEAGAGESAGSADEDVVDADYTEVKE, encoded by the coding sequence ATGGGTAAAATAATCGGAATCGACCTCGGTACAACCAACTCTTGTGTTTATGTTATGGAAGGGAAGGACCCTAAATGTGTGACAAACCCTGAAGGGGGAAGAACCACACCTTCTATAGTAGCGTTTACTAACGCAGACCGTCTTGTTGGTGAGATTGCTAAACGCCAGTCTGTCACCAACCCTGAAAAAACTGTCTTCGCAATTAAGCGCCTTATGGGACGTCAGGTAAGCTCTCCTGAAGTTAAAGAGTGGTCAAAACACTGCCCTTACGCAATTGTTGACGGAAAAGGCGGAGACGCCTGGGTTGAAATCGACGGTAAAAAATACAGCCCGTCTGAAATTTCAGCAATTATCCTGCAGCAGCTCAAAAAAGATGCTGAAAACTACCTCGGAGAAGAAGTAACTGAAGCTGTTATCACAGTTCCTGCTTACTTTAATGACTCCCAGCGTCAAGCTACAAAAGATGCAGGACGTATTGCAGGTCTTGAAGTAAAACGTATTATCAACGAACCAACAGCCGCTTCATTGGCATATGGTTTTGATAAAAAAGCAAACGAAAAAATTGCTGTATTCGACCTTGGTGGCGGTACTTTTGATATCTCCATCCTTGAAGTCGGCGACAATGTTGTTGAAGTTCGCGCAACCAACGGAGACACATTCCTCGGTGGTGAAGACTTTGACCATTGCGTAATTAAATATCTTGTTGAAGAATTTAAACGTGAAAACGGAATTGATCTTTCTCAAGACCGCATGGCCTTACAGCGTTTGAAAGAAGCTGGTGAAAAGGCAAAGAAAGAGCTTTCCACTTCAACAGAAACTGAAGTTAATCTGCCATTCATCACAGCTGACCAGAATGGTCCTAAGCACCTTATGGTTAAAATTTCCCGCGCTAAGCTGGAAAAACTGGTTGAAGATCTGATTGAGCGCACCAAAGCTCCTTGTCAGAAAGCACTTAAAGATGCAGGTCTAAAAGCATCTGATATTGATGAAGTTATTCTCGTCGGCGGTATGACCCGTATGCCTCTGGTTCAGCGTAAAGTAGAAGAACTGTTCGGCAAAGAGCCTAACCGCTCAGTAAACCCTGATGAAGTTGTTGCAATGGGTGCATCCATTCAGGGTGGTATCCTCGCTGGTGACGTTAAAGACGTTCTCTTGCTTGATGTTACCCCTCTGTCTCTTGGTATCGAAACAATGGGCGGCGTTTTCACTCAGCTTATTGAAAGAAACACAACTATCCCTAGTCGCAAGAGCCAAGTTTTCACTACCGCAGCTGAAAACCAGCCTTCTGTTTCCATCCATGTCCTTCAGGGCGAACGCCCAATGGCAGCAGACAACATGACTCTGGGACGTTTTGAATTAACCGGAATCCCTGCTGCTCCACGCGGTGTGCCTCAGATCGAAGTTACCTTCGACATCGATGCCAACGGTATCGTTAAAGTTGCTGCAAAAGACATGGGTACCGGCAAAGAACAGTCAATCCAGATCACCTCTTCATCCGGTCTTTCTGAAGACGAAATTGAAAAGATGGTTAAAGACGCTGAAGCTCATGCAGAAGACGACAAGCAAAAACAGACTCTCATTGAAGCACGCAATCAAGCGGACTCTTTGATCTACACCACAGAGAAATCTCTGCGTGAAGTAGGCGACAATGTAGATGCAGAACTGAAAAACGACATCGAAGCAAAAGCAGAAGAACTTAAGAAGCTTTTAGACAGCGACGAGGTTGAAGCCATTAAGCAGGCAACTGAAGCTCTTTCACAGTCTTCACACAAACTGGCTGAGCAGCTTTACGCTAATCAAAATCAGGCTGGTGCAGATCAGGCTGGAGCTGGAGAAGCCGGAGCTGGTGAAAGTGCCGGTTCAGCAGACGAAGATGTTGTCGACGCTGACTACACCGAAGTAAAAGAATAA
- the grpE gene encoding nucleotide exchange factor GrpE — MSEKKDNLEMSEEENPASETDNTAEAEMTLSEEELKALCIEHVCPTCDVMAQAKEERLRALADSENLKKRLTRETDELKKFASEKVLSDLLPVLDNLDLALNHAQNIDACKDFVMGVDMTRKLFLETVSKHGLEAVGKSGDAFDPNFHEAMGMAQVAELEDGSVAQVMQRGYVLKGRVIRPAKVMVNKLS, encoded by the coding sequence ATGTCTGAAAAAAAAGATAATTTGGAAATGAGCGAAGAAGAAAATCCTGCTTCTGAGACTGATAATACTGCGGAAGCTGAAATGACCCTAAGCGAAGAGGAACTTAAAGCCCTTTGCATAGAGCATGTCTGTCCGACGTGTGATGTTATGGCACAGGCCAAAGAAGAACGCCTTAGAGCTTTAGCAGACAGTGAAAATTTAAAAAAGAGACTTACCCGCGAAACAGATGAACTCAAAAAATTCGCATCGGAAAAAGTCCTTTCAGATTTACTTCCTGTTCTCGATAACCTTGATTTGGCTCTTAACCATGCTCAAAACATTGATGCATGCAAGGATTTCGTGATGGGTGTAGATATGACCAGAAAACTGTTTCTGGAAACTGTCAGTAAGCACGGTCTTGAAGCTGTCGGAAAATCCGGAGATGCATTTGATCCTAACTTCCATGAGGCTATGGGAATGGCTCAAGTCGCAGAATTGGAAGACGGCTCAGTCGCTCAGGTAATGCAGAGAGGATATGTGCTGAAAGGCAGAGTAATCCGCCCTGCCAAAGTCATGGTTAACAAATTAAGCTAA